A single window of Streptomyces sudanensis DNA harbors:
- a CDS encoding helix-turn-helix domain-containing protein — protein sequence MEGFAETLRGLKERSGLSYGALAKRAHMSTSTLHRYCNGDAVPTEFAPLERLARLCGASRDEMVALHRRWIVADEARRRGRAASPEAPVSGGRRGTGSKHPAAPPTREGEEAQATQEAESVREEELPGGAPRAHRRPESRPGGQSEGRSEGRPGGQSEGWLEERPAERTGEWPAEGTGEWPADLAPPLASATPSAPSASVSPSEPPAPSASVSPSEPPVPSVSEVPAEPTGPSASEVPPVPTAPSVLPVPTAPSVSTAPSVPLASAAPAGFPDRPTAATGPAPAPGAEGGGSAPATGAPGGPSRAPGEETADGPAPVSGTGTADGSVPAPGTGTAGGPDPVAVIAPAAARSAVAARSRRVRLATAAAAVVLATSAAFAVAMSRGTPKATVDADGGRRTSAVQPLLPAGPTGGSASATVSAPPTPSATPT from the coding sequence ATGGAAGGCTTCGCGGAGACGTTGCGGGGGCTCAAGGAGCGCTCCGGACTCAGCTACGGCGCGCTCGCCAAGCGGGCGCACATGAGTACGTCGACGCTGCATCGCTACTGCAACGGCGACGCCGTGCCGACGGAGTTCGCCCCCCTGGAGCGGCTCGCGCGGCTGTGCGGGGCGTCCCGGGACGAGATGGTGGCGCTGCACCGGCGCTGGATCGTCGCCGACGAGGCCCGGCGCCGCGGACGGGCGGCCTCACCGGAGGCGCCGGTGTCCGGTGGGCGGAGGGGAACCGGTTCGAAACACCCGGCGGCACCGCCGACACGCGAGGGCGAGGAGGCGCAGGCGACACAGGAGGCGGAATCCGTACGGGAGGAGGAGCTCCCGGGCGGAGCGCCCCGGGCACACCGCCGACCGGAAAGCCGGCCGGGAGGCCAATCGGAGGGCCGGTCGGAGGGCCGGCCGGGAGGCCAATCGGAGGGCTGGCTGGAGGAGCGGCCGGCAGAGCGAACGGGAGAGTGGCCGGCAGAGGGAACGGGGGAGTGGCCGGCGGACCTGGCCCCACCACTCGCGTCCGCGACCCCGTCCGCACCGTCCGCCTCGGTCTCACCGTCCGAACCGCCCGCACCGTCCGCCTCGGTCTCACCGTCCGAACCGCCCGTGCCTTCCGTATCGGAGGTCCCGGCCGAACCGACCGGACCTTCCGCATCGGAGGTTCCGCCCGTACCGACCGCACCCTCGGTTCTTCCCGTACCGACCGCACCCTCGGTATCGACTGCACCTTCTGTACCTCTCGCATCCGCCGCACCAGCCGGTTTCCCGGACCGGCCCACCGCCGCGACCGGACCCGCCCCGGCGCCCGGCGCGGAGGGCGGCGGCTCGGCTCCGGCGACCGGGGCGCCCGGTGGCCCCAGCCGCGCGCCGGGCGAGGAAACCGCGGACGGCCCCGCCCCGGTATCGGGTACGGGGACCGCCGACGGCTCCGTCCCCGCGCCGGGTACGGGGACCGCCGGGGGGCCCGACCCCGTGGCCGTCATCGCGCCCGCAGCCGCCCGGTCCGCCGTCGCCGCCCGGTCCCGGCGGGTCCGCCTCGCCACCGCGGCGGCGGCCGTCGTCCTGGCGACCTCCGCCGCGTTCGCCGTGGCGATGAGCCGGGGCACACCGAAGGCCACCGTCGACGCGGACGGCGGACGGCGCACCTCGGCCGTCCAGCCCCTCCTGCCCGCGGGGCCCACCGGTGGGAGCGCCTCCGCCACAGTCTCGGCGCCCCCCACCCCGTCCGCCACTCCCACCC
- a CDS encoding DUF4232 domain-containing protein, whose amino-acid sequence MRTFRTRTTTAAATALLAALSLTACQNDRGLGAAPATEPASSATSAPGAPAESASPAGTGSGTGDGRNSGTGNGTTETGTETGTGTGTDAEGTTSGSSAGKNSSTGHKSTTGTTGTTGTTGGGKVTPVSSAPKGTSGASSFATCTGDNTRVSVVRPTRPINHLLITATNTGSRTCLAYGAPLLRFDDEQATPQLMEESHPQAVVTLAPGESAYAAVLLSGERAPEEANGRFTKRLTVLFSSRDASGSVGSPVTVKLPAGTYKTDDAAVTYWQSSLDDALGF is encoded by the coding sequence ATGCGCACCTTCCGCACCCGCACCACCACCGCCGCCGCGACCGCCCTCCTGGCCGCGCTCTCGCTCACCGCCTGCCAGAACGACCGCGGCCTCGGCGCCGCCCCGGCGACCGAGCCGGCCTCCTCCGCGACCTCCGCCCCCGGGGCGCCGGCGGAGTCCGCCTCCCCCGCCGGTACGGGGAGCGGCACCGGCGACGGCCGGAACTCCGGCACCGGCAACGGCACGACCGAGACCGGTACCGAGACCGGTACCGGCACCGGTACCGACGCCGAGGGCACCACGAGCGGGAGCAGCGCCGGCAAGAACAGCAGCACCGGCCACAAGAGCACCACCGGCACCACCGGCACCACCGGAACCACCGGCGGCGGCAAGGTCACCCCCGTCTCCTCCGCCCCCAAGGGCACGTCCGGCGCGTCCTCCTTCGCCACCTGCACCGGCGACAACACCAGGGTGAGCGTCGTCCGCCCGACCCGTCCGATCAACCACCTGCTGATCACCGCCACCAACACCGGCTCCCGCACCTGCCTCGCGTACGGCGCCCCGCTCCTGCGCTTCGACGACGAGCAGGCGACCCCGCAGCTCATGGAGGAGAGCCACCCGCAGGCCGTGGTCACCCTGGCCCCCGGCGAGTCCGCCTACGCCGCGGTCCTGCTGAGCGGCGAGCGGGCGCCGGAGGAGGCCAACGGACGGTTCACCAAGCGGCTCACCGTCCTGTTCTCCTCGCGCGACGCCTCCGGCTCGGTCGGCTCGCCCGTCACGGTGAAGCTCCCCGCGGGCACGTACAAGACCGACGACGCGGCCGTGACGTACTGGCAGTCCTCGCTGGACGACGCCCTCGGCTTTTGA
- a CDS encoding DUF1876 domain-containing protein: MHTLVGWHVDMEFQEDGDRTRAAALVRLGDGTEVRGHGQAQRHPSDPGQLRVGEEIAGARALMDIGTQLLQKAHVEIDEVKGKPSHPLV, encoded by the coding sequence ATGCACACGCTGGTCGGATGGCACGTCGACATGGAGTTCCAGGAGGACGGCGACCGGACCAGGGCCGCCGCGCTCGTGCGGCTCGGGGACGGGACCGAGGTGAGGGGGCACGGACAGGCCCAGCGCCACCCGTCCGACCCCGGGCAGCTGAGGGTCGGCGAGGAGATCGCGGGCGCACGCGCGCTGATGGACATCGGCACGCAGCTCCTGCAGAAGGCCCACGTGGAGATCGACGAGGTGAAGGGGAAGCCTTCGCACCCGTTGGTCTGA
- the hemB gene encoding porphobilinogen synthase produces the protein MTAYGSFPGARPRRLRTTPTMRRMVAETRLHPADLVLPAFVREGVTEPVPIRAMPGVVQHTRDTLRKAAVEAVEAGLSGIMLFGVPEEAKKDAAGTAGTDPDGILQVAIRDVRAEVGDELVIMSDLCLDEYTDHGHCGVLDAEGRVDNDATLERYAEMAQVQADAGVHVVGPSGMMDGQVGVVREALDTIGKEDVSILAYTAKYASAFYGPFREAVGSSLRGDRKTYQQDSANVRESMRELALDLDEGADMVMVKPAGPYLDVLARVADAVDVPVAAYQISGEYAMVEAAAEKGWIEREKAILESLTGIRRAGAQIVLTYWATEVARWLRR, from the coding sequence ATGACTGCGTACGGATCCTTCCCCGGGGCGCGGCCGCGTCGGCTGCGCACCACGCCCACCATGCGGCGGATGGTCGCGGAGACCCGCCTGCACCCCGCCGACCTGGTCCTGCCCGCCTTCGTTCGGGAGGGCGTCACCGAGCCGGTGCCGATCCGGGCCATGCCGGGGGTCGTGCAGCACACGCGCGACACCCTGCGGAAGGCCGCGGTGGAGGCCGTCGAGGCGGGCCTGTCGGGGATCATGCTGTTCGGCGTGCCGGAGGAGGCCAAGAAGGACGCGGCGGGCACGGCCGGGACCGACCCCGACGGCATCCTCCAGGTCGCCATTCGGGACGTGCGGGCCGAGGTCGGCGACGAGCTGGTGATCATGTCCGACTTGTGCCTCGACGAGTACACCGACCACGGGCACTGCGGCGTCCTCGACGCCGAGGGCCGCGTCGACAACGACGCCACGCTGGAGCGGTACGCCGAGATGGCGCAGGTCCAGGCCGACGCGGGCGTCCACGTGGTCGGCCCCAGCGGCATGATGGACGGCCAGGTCGGTGTGGTGCGGGAGGCGCTGGACACGATCGGCAAGGAGGACGTGTCGATCCTGGCGTACACCGCCAAGTACGCCTCCGCCTTCTACGGCCCGTTCCGCGAGGCCGTCGGCTCCTCCCTGCGCGGCGACCGCAAGACGTACCAGCAGGACTCCGCGAACGTCCGCGAGTCGATGCGGGAGCTGGCGCTCGACCTGGACGAGGGCGCCGACATGGTGATGGTGAAGCCCGCGGGCCCGTACCTGGACGTCCTGGCGAGGGTCGCGGACGCGGTGGACGTGCCGGTCGCGGCGTACCAGATCAGCGGCGAGTACGCGATGGTCGAGGCCGCGGCGGAGAAGGGCTGGATCGAGCGGGAGAAGGCGATCCTGGAGTCCCTGACCGGCATCAGGCGGGCGGGCGCGCAGATCGTCCTCACGTACTGGGCGACCGAGGTCGCGCGGTGGCTGCGCCGGTGA
- a CDS encoding DUF1203 domain-containing protein, translated as MTTTSTPAATFRVHAIPAEELDEVRTSGIDASGDRAERLTAAGGEPVRCCLRDAEPGDELLLFGYRPPLPAGPYRETGPVFVHAGPCTGPADTTRYPPDWRGRPQVLRAYDERGRIHDATTTHDGRDPEKAITELLAEPGVVRVHSRNIAWGCYMFAVTRPE; from the coding sequence GTGACAACGACCTCGACACCGGCCGCGACCTTCCGCGTCCACGCGATCCCCGCCGAGGAACTGGACGAGGTACGCACCAGCGGGATCGACGCCTCGGGCGACCGTGCCGAGCGCCTCACCGCCGCGGGCGGAGAACCCGTCCGGTGCTGCCTGCGCGATGCCGAACCCGGCGATGAGCTGCTGCTCTTCGGCTACCGGCCGCCGCTTCCCGCCGGTCCCTATCGTGAGACCGGACCCGTGTTCGTCCACGCCGGACCCTGTACGGGCCCGGCCGACACCACCCGCTACCCGCCGGACTGGCGCGGACGGCCACAGGTGCTGCGGGCGTACGACGAGCGCGGCCGGATCCACGACGCGACCACGACGCACGACGGCCGGGACCCGGAGAAGGCGATCACCGAACTGCTCGCGGAGCCCGGAGTCGTGCGCGTCCACAGTCGCAACATCGCCTGGGGTTGCTACATGTTCGCCGTCACCCGCCCCGAGTGA
- a CDS encoding DUF6891 domain-containing protein produces MFEISVEAGGDERHVRVSARELVRLVRRAGDDGNGGKGGGGSGDGGDGGDGERPLLVRRISDPSDVFLRVSRRTGRPYAVEHHDGTPERYFRALTDSPWAVVRAIIGWARREDGWDAGLAWSPLDTGPAGEVPPLDLPDGERERLEEYVREVLVGGYVSRAELAEYAEDYLATAKRRPVSPEQARALADRLWLERVAEQTEWQGETDPERITRAFTALRESGITAHENFTCCSTCGDAEIGDAGEPGARGYVYFHTQCTDAAAAGHGLTLFYGGFDDSRETAATVGREVVAALEAVGLRTEWDGDPDWAIVVTPLDWRRRLAG; encoded by the coding sequence ATGTTCGAGATCTCGGTGGAGGCGGGGGGCGACGAGCGGCATGTCCGCGTGTCCGCCAGGGAGTTGGTCCGGCTGGTCCGGCGCGCCGGAGACGACGGCAATGGTGGCAAGGGCGGCGGTGGCAGTGGTGACGGCGGTGACGGCGGTGACGGCGAGCGCCCCCTGCTGGTGCGGCGGATATCCGACCCGTCGGACGTCTTCCTCCGGGTCTCGCGCAGGACCGGCCGCCCCTACGCGGTGGAGCACCACGACGGAACCCCCGAGCGGTACTTCCGGGCGCTGACCGACAGCCCCTGGGCCGTCGTCAGGGCGATCATCGGCTGGGCGCGCCGGGAGGACGGCTGGGACGCCGGTCTGGCCTGGTCGCCGCTGGACACCGGCCCTGCGGGAGAGGTGCCGCCGCTCGACCTCCCCGACGGCGAGCGCGAGAGGCTGGAGGAGTACGTACGCGAGGTGCTGGTCGGCGGCTATGTCTCCCGCGCCGAACTGGCCGAGTACGCCGAGGACTACCTGGCCACCGCGAAGCGCCGTCCCGTCTCGCCCGAGCAGGCGCGGGCGCTGGCCGACCGGCTGTGGCTGGAGCGCGTCGCGGAGCAGACCGAGTGGCAGGGCGAGACCGACCCCGAGCGGATCACCCGCGCCTTCACCGCCCTGCGGGAGTCCGGCATCACCGCCCACGAGAACTTCACCTGCTGCAGCACCTGCGGTGACGCCGAGATCGGCGACGCGGGCGAGCCCGGTGCCCGCGGCTACGTCTACTTCCACACCCAGTGCACGGACGCCGCCGCGGCCGGCCACGGACTGACGCTCTTCTACGGCGGGTTCGACGACTCCCGCGAGACCGCCGCGACCGTCGGCCGCGAGGTCGTGGCGGCCCTCGAAGCGGTCGGCCTCCGCACCGAATGGGACGGCGACCCCGACTGGGCCATCGTCGTCACCCCCCTGGACTGGCGCCGCCGCCTGGCCGGTTGA
- a CDS encoding helix-turn-helix transcriptional regulator, with protein MANTSTRMLRLLSLLQTHRYWPGAELADRLGVSVRTLRRDVDRLRELGYPVEAQRGVDGGYQLAAGAALPPLVIDDDEAVALAVGLHAAAEGAVEGIAESSVRALAKVAQVMPVRLRRRVEALRAMTVPAGWGSPDRAGVDPGVLTTLALACRDGERLRFGYTAADGRRTDRQVEPHRLVRLARRWYLVAYDLTRQDWRSFRVDRLTAPEGTGTPFRPRPLPAADAAEFVRAGIGNLPHSYRVTVLAYAPAATVRERIGHWSTVEEVDAEHCRVHMTSDSLDWPTLALGSLGAEFRVLEPPELVDHLRDWAARFDRAARD; from the coding sequence ATGGCGAACACCAGCACCCGAATGCTGCGACTGCTGTCCCTCCTGCAGACCCACCGCTACTGGCCGGGCGCCGAGCTGGCCGACCGGCTCGGCGTCTCGGTCCGCACACTGCGCCGGGACGTCGACCGGCTGCGCGAACTCGGCTACCCGGTGGAGGCGCAGCGCGGCGTCGACGGCGGCTACCAGCTCGCCGCGGGCGCCGCGCTGCCGCCGCTGGTGATCGACGACGACGAGGCGGTCGCCCTGGCCGTCGGGCTGCACGCCGCCGCGGAGGGCGCGGTGGAGGGCATAGCCGAGTCCTCGGTGCGGGCACTGGCGAAGGTGGCGCAGGTGATGCCGGTCCGGCTGCGCCGCCGGGTCGAGGCGCTGCGCGCGATGACCGTACCCGCCGGCTGGGGCAGCCCGGACCGGGCGGGCGTCGACCCGGGCGTGCTCACCACGCTCGCCCTGGCCTGCCGGGACGGCGAACGGCTCCGCTTCGGGTACACCGCCGCCGACGGCCGCCGCACCGACCGGCAGGTCGAACCGCACCGGCTGGTCCGCCTCGCGCGCCGCTGGTACCTGGTCGCGTACGACCTCACCCGGCAGGACTGGCGCAGCTTCCGGGTCGACCGGCTCACCGCGCCGGAGGGCACCGGCACGCCGTTCCGCCCGCGGCCCCTGCCCGCCGCCGACGCCGCCGAGTTCGTCCGCGCCGGGATCGGCAACCTGCCCCACTCGTACCGGGTGACGGTCCTGGCGTACGCCCCGGCCGCGACCGTACGGGAACGGATCGGGCACTGGAGCACGGTCGAGGAGGTGGACGCCGAGCACTGCCGGGTCCACATGACCAGCGACTCCCTGGACTGGCCGACCCTGGCCCTGGGCTCCCTCGGCGCCGAGTTCCGCGTACTCGAACCGCCCGAACTGGTCGACCACCTCCGCGACTGGGCGGCCCGTTTCGACCGCGCGGCACGGGATTGA
- a CDS encoding DinB family protein → MTETLKPGESATLTGERADLLQTLGLHREFLRFTTKGLTDEQARMRTTASELCLGGLVKHVAEMERMWVEFILNGPSIMPDFATMTEADLAERADAFRLLPDETLAGVLAEYEEVARRTDELVATLPDLDMSHPLPDAPWFEPGTRWSARRVLLHVIAETAQHAGHADIIRESLDGAKTMG, encoded by the coding sequence ATGACCGAGACCCTCAAGCCGGGCGAGTCGGCCACCCTCACCGGCGAGCGCGCCGACCTGCTGCAGACGCTGGGCCTGCACCGGGAGTTCCTGCGCTTCACCACCAAGGGCCTCACCGACGAGCAGGCCCGGATGCGGACCACCGCCAGCGAGCTGTGCCTGGGCGGCCTGGTCAAACACGTCGCCGAGATGGAACGCATGTGGGTGGAGTTCATCCTGAACGGCCCGTCGATCATGCCCGACTTCGCCACCATGACCGAGGCCGACCTCGCCGAGCGGGCGGACGCGTTCCGACTGCTGCCCGACGAGACGCTGGCGGGCGTCCTGGCCGAGTACGAGGAGGTGGCCCGCCGGACCGACGAGCTGGTCGCCACCCTGCCCGACCTGGACATGAGCCATCCGCTGCCGGACGCGCCGTGGTTCGAGCCCGGCACGCGGTGGTCGGCCCGCCGGGTGCTGCTGCACGTCATCGCCGAGACCGCGCAGCACGCCGGGCACGCCGACATCATCCGCGAGTCCCTGGACGGCGCCAAGACCATGGGGTGA